One window of Candidatus Nitrospira kreftii genomic DNA carries:
- a CDS encoding Cell filamentation protein Fic, protein MRELVEWLGKDKGIHPVLVAGIAQFQLVHIHPFVDGNGRTSRLLSTLCLYRSGYDFKRLFTLSEFYDRDRSAFYRAIQSAREQGMDLTGWLEYFVDGLATQMSEVRQRGERVIRRDVLVREHGLNERQAVVVEALLVGGPLGMEEVEALVPGVTRRTLQRDLHGLVEAGLAVAEGAARATRYSLSDKGLR, encoded by the coding sequence ATGCGTGAATTGGTTGAGTGGCTAGGCAAGGACAAGGGCATCCATCCGGTGCTGGTGGCCGGCATCGCCCAGTTTCAGCTTGTACATATCCACCCCTTTGTCGACGGCAACGGTCGTACGTCGCGCCTGCTCTCCACACTCTGCCTGTATCGTTCGGGCTACGACTTCAAGCGACTGTTCACCCTCAGCGAGTTCTACGACCGAGATCGGAGCGCGTTCTATCGCGCCATCCAGAGCGCGCGCGAGCAGGGCATGGACCTGACCGGCTGGCTTGAGTACTTCGTGGACGGACTTGCGACCCAGATGAGCGAGGTCCGGCAGCGAGGGGAACGGGTGATCCGTCGCGATGTGCTTGTGCGCGAGCATGGGCTGAACGAACGGCAGGCGGTGGTGGTCGAGGCACTCCTGGTTGGTGGCCCGCTCGGTATGGAGGAAGTCGAGGCCCTCGTCCCTGGCGTCACGCGGCGCACTCTTCAACGTGACCTCCACGGTCTCGTGGAAGCGGGGCTTGCGGTGGCTGAAGGAGCCGCGCGGGCGACCCGTTACTCGTTGTCTGACAAGGGGTTACGATGA
- a CDS encoding hypothetical protein (conserved protein of unknown function) yields the protein MSRWTGIGRSEIGLVRTVNQDAFALIDAHGLWAVADGMGGHIGGDIAAQTAIRTVEAQAASSSDALRNGHAPPTDVLTGLINRAHEAILDRTKSQQKLKGMGTTIVLLAIATTPAPVAYLIHVGDSRAYRFRSGTLTPLTRDHSLIEKYLERGILTPQTAKTHPERHVLTRALGIPGMATPTIGAFPVQENDIVLLCSDGLTKMLEDDDIQRILTQGEPDPILLCNRLVTTALDRGGEDNVTVVVVAHR from the coding sequence ATGAGTAGGTGGACCGGCATCGGCCGAAGCGAAATCGGACTCGTCCGTACCGTCAACCAAGATGCGTTCGCACTGATCGATGCTCACGGACTCTGGGCCGTTGCGGATGGAATGGGTGGCCACATCGGAGGGGACATCGCCGCTCAAACGGCCATCAGAACGGTCGAAGCCCAGGCGGCATCATCGAGCGACGCCCTACGCAACGGTCACGCGCCGCCTACCGATGTGCTGACGGGGCTGATCAACCGAGCGCATGAGGCGATCCTCGATCGAACCAAGTCGCAACAAAAGCTGAAAGGGATGGGGACCACGATCGTGCTGCTGGCTATTGCGACCACGCCGGCTCCGGTGGCTTACCTTATCCATGTCGGGGACAGTCGCGCCTACCGATTTCGATCCGGCACGCTGACGCCGTTGACCAGAGATCATAGTTTGATTGAGAAATACCTGGAGCGGGGCATCCTCACACCCCAAACGGCCAAAACCCATCCTGAACGGCATGTCCTGACGCGTGCCTTGGGCATTCCGGGAATGGCGACTCCAACGATTGGCGCCTTCCCGGTTCAGGAAAACGATATTGTGTTGCTTTGTTCGGATGGCTTGACGAAGATGCTGGAGGATGACGACATCCAACGAATTCTTACCCAAGGTGAACCGGACCCCATACTTCTTTGCAATCGGCTCGTGACCACAGCGCTCGATCGTGGAGGAGAAGACAACGTCACGGTGGTCGTGGTGGCTCACCGATAG
- a CDS encoding hypothetical protein (conserved protein of unknown function) produces MRLSKERVHHMAESVAGHLHAEGHIVLTGEHATFVEALEQVITHELSVEDRVNSEVRQLLKAYEQQIEQGQVDYQKMFQMVKQKLVRERGIIL; encoded by the coding sequence ATGCGACTTTCGAAAGAACGTGTGCACCATATGGCTGAAAGTGTCGCCGGCCATCTTCACGCGGAAGGGCACATTGTACTCACGGGCGAACATGCGACTTTCGTTGAGGCCCTCGAGCAGGTGATCACACACGAGTTATCGGTGGAAGATCGAGTCAATTCGGAAGTGCGGCAGTTATTGAAAGCCTACGAACAACAAATCGAACAGGGGCAAGTCGATTATCAGAAGATGTTCCAGATGGTCAAGCAGAAGTTGGTGCGTGAACGAGGTATCATCCTGTGA
- a CDS encoding hypothetical protein (conserved protein of unknown function), protein MPMKKQIRIDELQLGMLVEQLDRSWLSTPFFRHRMTITSPQQIAQLKASGVQTLTVNFDAGEDGDVSVLEQPSIDVPEISASEEVESASPVISFEEELPEARRVYQAAKTIVQNAMQDTRLGRAINVEAVNTVVADMTDSVLRNPDALSSLSRLKRFDEYTFYHSVNTSLLAMSLGRNLGFDRSMLHLAGVGTLLHDIGKMKIPLEVLNKPGRFEAHEMEIMKQHVLRGVEVLASTTGLGDSYVQPALEHHERVNGDGYPHKRAKHDISQYGLITAIVDIYDAMTSDRCYHKGQPAHQALQLLYRLSLEGHLDATLVQRFIQVVGVYPVGSVVELNTGEIAIVKQVNHHAPLLPMVVIVKGVGNTLLLRPQEYDLSLQETPHQTVTAILTPHQTGLDPANYLDKQAA, encoded by the coding sequence ATGCCTATGAAAAAACAGATCAGAATCGACGAATTGCAGCTGGGCATGTTGGTCGAACAACTTGATCGATCATGGCTAAGCACGCCATTTTTTCGACACAGAATGACGATCACCTCGCCTCAACAAATTGCCCAGCTGAAGGCCAGTGGTGTGCAGACACTGACGGTAAATTTCGATGCTGGGGAGGACGGAGACGTATCCGTGCTGGAACAACCGAGCATCGATGTTCCAGAAATATCGGCATCGGAAGAAGTAGAATCGGCATCACCGGTTATCTCGTTTGAAGAGGAACTCCCCGAAGCCCGGCGGGTCTACCAGGCTGCCAAGACAATCGTGCAGAACGCGATGCAGGACACGAGGCTCGGGCGAGCCATCAACGTTGAGGCCGTCAATACGGTGGTGGCCGACATGACTGACAGTGTGCTTCGAAATCCGGACGCCTTGTCCAGCCTGTCGAGACTCAAGCGGTTCGACGAGTACACCTTTTACCACTCGGTGAACACCTCACTATTAGCCATGTCCTTGGGGCGGAACCTCGGGTTCGACAGGTCGATGTTGCATTTGGCCGGCGTCGGCACGCTGTTGCACGATATCGGTAAGATGAAGATCCCTCTCGAAGTACTGAATAAGCCCGGCCGCTTCGAAGCCCATGAAATGGAGATCATGAAGCAGCATGTCCTCAGGGGCGTCGAAGTCTTGGCCAGTACAACTGGATTGGGAGATTCCTACGTGCAGCCCGCGCTCGAGCACCACGAACGCGTGAATGGAGATGGGTATCCACACAAGCGCGCGAAACACGACATCAGTCAGTACGGCCTAATCACGGCCATCGTCGATATCTATGACGCAATGACGAGCGATCGGTGCTATCACAAGGGACAACCGGCTCACCAAGCCCTCCAGCTGCTCTATCGGCTCTCGCTCGAAGGCCACCTCGATGCGACCCTCGTCCAGCGATTTATCCAGGTTGTGGGAGTCTACCCCGTCGGATCGGTCGTGGAGTTGAATACCGGAGAGATCGCGATCGTGAAACAAGTCAACCATCATGCGCCCCTGTTGCCGATGGTGGTCATCGTCAAAGGCGTCGGGAATACCTTGCTCCTACGTCCGCAGGAATACGATCTCTCCCTACAAGAAACCCCTCATCAGACCGTTACGGCCATTCTGACCCCTCACCAAACGGGTCTCGACCCTGCCAATTACCTGGATAAGCAAGCAGCTTAG
- a CDS encoding DNA repair protein RadA, whose amino-acid sequence MKEERQIAAGKGRPAAMKTAQAKATPIAEIEVVGEDRRLTRIGEFDRVLGGGVIPGAVILIGGDPGIGKTTLLLQVLPRLASKDEPVLYVSGEESPRQIKMRGQRLGIEHPHLLILAETSLEQILKAVQDIQPAAVVVDSIQTVYTEQITSAPGSISQVQEVAGQLMWFAKRAGVPVFIIGHVTKEGAIAGPRLLEHIVDTVLYFEGDKGHSYRILRAVKNRFGSTNEIGVFEMKDGGLEEVSNPSELFLAERPQRSTGSVVVSSLEGTRPILVELQALVSSTSYAMPKRMANGVELNRVSLLLAVMEKRLGFHLSGQDVYVNIVGGMHIDEPAIDLGIVAAVTSSLREVPVEPGMLVLGEVGLGGEVRAVSQAESRIREAAKMGFKRCVMPERNLTKLDPIEGMELIGIQEVREALDIVLA is encoded by the coding sequence ATGAAGGAGGAACGACAGATCGCGGCCGGCAAGGGTCGTCCTGCGGCGATGAAAACGGCTCAGGCCAAGGCGACGCCCATTGCAGAGATCGAAGTCGTGGGAGAGGATCGTCGCCTGACCCGCATTGGGGAGTTTGATCGAGTTTTAGGCGGCGGTGTGATTCCGGGGGCGGTGATCTTGATCGGAGGCGATCCTGGCATCGGCAAGACGACCCTTCTCCTGCAAGTCCTACCGAGATTGGCTTCCAAGGATGAGCCGGTTTTGTATGTGTCAGGTGAAGAGTCCCCCCGGCAGATCAAGATGCGTGGGCAGCGTCTGGGCATCGAACACCCGCATTTACTCATTCTGGCGGAAACGTCTCTGGAACAGATCCTGAAAGCGGTGCAGGACATACAGCCGGCCGCAGTGGTGGTCGATTCGATTCAAACGGTGTACACGGAACAGATCACTTCTGCTCCCGGCAGTATCAGTCAGGTGCAGGAGGTGGCCGGGCAATTAATGTGGTTCGCCAAGCGGGCTGGAGTTCCGGTCTTCATCATCGGGCATGTCACAAAAGAAGGGGCCATTGCCGGTCCCCGGCTGTTGGAGCATATCGTCGACACGGTCCTGTACTTTGAAGGAGACAAGGGACACAGCTATCGGATTCTTCGCGCGGTCAAGAATCGATTTGGATCGACGAACGAGATTGGGGTGTTCGAAATGAAAGACGGTGGTCTCGAAGAGGTGAGCAACCCCTCTGAGTTGTTCTTGGCCGAACGTCCACAGCGGAGCACCGGATCGGTGGTGGTATCGAGTCTCGAAGGTACGAGGCCGATTCTCGTCGAACTCCAAGCGTTGGTCTCTTCGACCAGCTATGCCATGCCCAAACGAATGGCGAACGGCGTGGAACTGAATCGAGTGTCGCTGTTGCTTGCGGTCATGGAAAAGCGGTTGGGGTTCCATCTTTCCGGACAAGATGTCTATGTGAATATCGTCGGAGGGATGCACATCGACGAACCGGCGATCGATCTCGGGATCGTGGCGGCCGTCACGTCAAGCTTGCGGGAGGTGCCGGTTGAGCCGGGGATGCTCGTATTAGGAGAGGTCGGTCTAGGCGGGGAAGTGCGCGCCGTCAGCCAAGCCGAGTCACGCATTCGTGAAGCAGCCAAGATGGGATTTAAGCGTTGCGTGATGCCTGAACGGAATCTGACAAAGCTGGATCCTATCGAAGGGATGGAACTGATCGGTATCCAAGAAGTCAGAGAGGCACTCGATATTGTCTTGGCCTAG
- a CDS encoding hypothetical protein (conserved protein of unknown function), translated as MKQTLQQLVILAAVLVLVGTTGCSHKRKPLVPLVLEGEVRPQATALTEQGTQAYQTQQFEEAKHYFEEAVAAAPQSGQAHYNYALALNALGNTEVARRHFLEAADLAPGDKIIWDSPALSPYGNPENKSKANIKPYSPRRSSFGTGTPGGY; from the coding sequence ATGAAACAGACCCTTCAACAGCTCGTGATCCTGGCTGCCGTGCTGGTTCTCGTCGGCACCACGGGATGTTCGCACAAGCGTAAGCCTCTCGTTCCGCTCGTCCTGGAAGGTGAGGTGAGGCCTCAAGCGACGGCGCTGACGGAACAGGGGACCCAGGCCTATCAGACTCAACAGTTTGAGGAAGCAAAGCACTATTTTGAGGAAGCCGTCGCCGCCGCGCCGCAATCCGGTCAGGCTCATTATAATTATGCGCTGGCCTTGAATGCGCTGGGAAATACGGAAGTCGCTCGCCGACATTTCTTGGAAGCGGCTGATTTGGCTCCCGGGGATAAGATCATTTGGGACTCGCCGGCACTTTCGCCGTACGGCAATCCGGAAAACAAGAGCAAGGCCAACATTAAACCCTATTCACCGCGTCGATCGTCGTTCGGTACCGGTACGCCCGGTGGCTATTAA
- a CDS encoding hypothetical protein (conserved protein of unknown function): protein MLSEDKVSHLSHVILTAVKKHAGTTVKSPDERVLKEIKRVLGVELAQEQDIDRKVRSKLASYSRGIVEGSAEWDVLYRKMFEEETRKHTKS, encoded by the coding sequence ATGCTGAGTGAAGATAAAGTCAGTCACCTCTCGCATGTGATTCTGACGGCCGTGAAGAAACACGCCGGAACAACAGTCAAGAGCCCTGATGAGCGCGTACTGAAGGAGATCAAGCGAGTGCTGGGTGTTGAGTTAGCGCAGGAACAGGACATCGATCGGAAAGTAAGGTCCAAGCTGGCATCGTATTCACGAGGCATTGTCGAGGGGAGTGCTGAGTGGGATGTCCTGTACCGAAAAATGTTTGAAGAAGAAACGCGCAAGCATACGAAATCCTAA
- a CDS encoding hypothetical protein (conserved protein of unknown function), with translation MLTSSFIFLPGVGHTTERRWWDDGLLDWHMFLNQTSVSGLSASRKDWYDGELRTARQLADNSHFQSFATRLPRREHWRLYEVCRSRTVYLDIETTGAPPEQGDVTVVGLHRNGTTVSLVKEENLTIDRLQAELDACDMLVTFFGSVFDVPYLHAIFPRLRFPSLHFDLCFGARRLALRGGLKHIERELGIDRHSSIRNLDGFDAVRLWFGWRHGDVRARETLLNYNRADTENLVTLADRLYEDMALRFGPSSLSSSLQPAYVR, from the coding sequence ATGCTCACCTCAAGCTTCATCTTTCTTCCAGGAGTGGGACATACCACGGAGCGACGCTGGTGGGACGATGGCCTGCTTGACTGGCACATGTTCCTGAACCAAACCTCCGTGTCCGGTCTCTCTGCCAGCCGCAAAGATTGGTACGACGGTGAACTCCGTACAGCACGACAACTAGCCGACAACAGCCACTTTCAGTCGTTTGCGACGCGACTCCCTCGACGTGAGCATTGGCGGCTCTACGAAGTGTGCCGATCCCGCACGGTCTATCTCGACATTGAAACCACCGGCGCACCGCCGGAGCAGGGCGATGTGACGGTCGTCGGACTGCATCGGAATGGGACGACCGTGAGCCTGGTCAAAGAGGAAAACCTGACGATCGACCGATTACAAGCCGAACTTGATGCATGCGACATGCTCGTGACATTTTTCGGATCGGTTTTCGATGTTCCGTATCTCCATGCTATATTTCCGAGACTCCGTTTCCCGTCCTTGCACTTTGATTTGTGCTTCGGCGCGCGACGACTTGCCTTGCGTGGAGGGCTCAAACACATCGAACGCGAACTGGGAATTGACCGACACTCGAGCATTCGTAACCTGGACGGTTTTGATGCCGTCCGCCTCTGGTTTGGGTGGCGCCACGGTGACGTCAGGGCGCGTGAAACCCTGTTGAATTACAACCGAGCAGACACCGAAAACCTAGTCACCCTCGCCGACCGATTGTATGAGGATATGGCATTGCGCTTCGGCCCTTCGTCCCTCTCGTCATCTCTTCAACCGGCGTATGTACGATGA
- a CDS encoding putative peroxiredoxin bcp, giving the protein MSKALAVGDPAPELAIPDQQGKKVTLDSFKGKQVVLYFYPKDDTPGCTKESCDFRDVESQILRAGGTIVGVSLDGKESHQKFIKKFGLPFPLLSDEGAAISKAYGVYKEKNMYGKKYWGIERSTFVIDPEGKVKAIFRKVQVDGHADEVLKALKA; this is encoded by the coding sequence ATGAGTAAAGCACTTGCAGTCGGGGACCCGGCACCGGAACTTGCGATCCCGGACCAACAGGGAAAGAAAGTCACGTTAGACAGCTTCAAGGGGAAACAGGTGGTGTTGTACTTCTACCCGAAAGACGATACGCCGGGATGCACGAAAGAGTCCTGTGATTTTCGTGACGTGGAGTCACAGATCCTACGAGCAGGTGGCACGATCGTCGGCGTGAGTTTGGACGGCAAAGAGTCTCACCAGAAGTTCATCAAGAAATTCGGCCTTCCGTTTCCGCTGCTCAGCGATGAGGGTGCGGCGATCTCCAAAGCGTACGGGGTGTACAAGGAAAAGAATATGTACGGCAAGAAGTATTGGGGCATTGAACGTAGCACGTTCGTCATCGATCCTGAAGGGAAGGTAAAGGCGATTTTTCGAAAGGTCCAAGTCGACGGACATGCCGACGAGGTGCTCAAGGCGCTGAAAGCCTAG
- a CDS encoding hypothetical protein (conserved protein of unknown function): MDCPKCKGMMMLERFSDFFLVFYAWKCINCGAIIDRTISNNRRNSLAVRKSQTVAAR; this comes from the coding sequence ATGGACTGTCCAAAGTGTAAAGGCATGATGATGTTGGAGCGGTTCTCAGATTTCTTTCTCGTCTTCTATGCATGGAAATGCATAAATTGCGGCGCCATTATTGATCGCACGATTTCCAATAATCGACGGAACAGTCTGGCCGTCCGAAAATCACAGACCGTTGCTGCGCGCTAA
- a CDS encoding hypothetical protein (conserved protein of unknown function), with protein sequence MSLSLELIQRSIDEHCRGKIIYERGFYLVEQVRITRRPLVMLWSDTWFEESVLVVPPLSRKELEADQRMLIQKFLHSRETE encoded by the coding sequence GTGTCGTTGAGTCTTGAATTAATCCAGCGATCGATCGATGAGCACTGTCGAGGAAAGATTATCTATGAGCGTGGATTCTACCTTGTGGAACAGGTTCGAATCACGCGGCGGCCTTTGGTCATGCTTTGGAGCGACACGTGGTTCGAAGAGTCGGTGCTCGTCGTTCCGCCCCTCTCGCGGAAGGAATTAGAAGCAGACCAGCGCATGTTGATCCAGAAATTCCTCCACTCACGTGAGACTGAATAA
- a CDS encoding hypothetical protein (conserved protein of unknown function), giving the protein MWSPARVPTIRIAFSLVLLFALIPNGALLDAADKSAATLLVKDALTSPNQPATIEAKLIGKGLLTSTALGGEPLELVVDGNVVATAMTGGDGRAFLTHTPKSQGIKPIHVRVGKSPRVNQIEGKANLGVWEKRQPILMIELSSLMDISPPSRVPAIGPRVESKGTPMSEAADELEKLTRFYYRVIYVVPLAQGMDGFQASREAREWLETHKFPVGHVMPLSSDAKALGDKIDELHEAGWKTVKIGIGRSKAFAEAFLQRRLDAIMVPEPTKGDVPRKAKVAKDWKDVRKKL; this is encoded by the coding sequence GTGTGGTCACCGGCCAGGGTTCCCACCATTCGCATTGCTTTCTCGCTCGTTCTTCTCTTCGCTCTTATCCCCAACGGCGCTCTGCTCGATGCGGCCGATAAGAGCGCTGCAACGCTCTTGGTCAAGGACGCGCTGACGTCGCCGAATCAACCAGCCACCATCGAAGCGAAGCTGATCGGAAAAGGTCTTTTAACCAGCACTGCGCTGGGCGGCGAACCACTCGAACTCGTCGTTGATGGGAATGTCGTTGCCACGGCTATGACCGGTGGCGATGGAAGGGCGTTCCTTACCCATACGCCGAAGTCGCAAGGCATCAAACCGATTCACGTGCGAGTCGGGAAAAGTCCACGGGTCAATCAGATAGAAGGCAAGGCCAATCTCGGGGTCTGGGAGAAACGACAGCCGATCCTCATGATCGAACTTTCATCGCTTATGGACATCTCACCGCCCAGTCGAGTGCCTGCCATTGGACCTCGTGTTGAATCCAAGGGAACGCCAATGTCCGAAGCGGCCGATGAACTTGAAAAGCTCACCCGCTTCTATTACCGAGTCATCTATGTCGTGCCTTTAGCGCAAGGAATGGATGGATTTCAGGCCAGCCGGGAAGCAAGGGAATGGCTTGAGACTCACAAATTTCCGGTGGGCCATGTGATGCCTCTTTCATCTGATGCGAAAGCCTTGGGAGACAAGATCGACGAGTTGCATGAAGCCGGCTGGAAAACCGTCAAGATTGGAATCGGTCGGTCAAAAGCCTTTGCCGAGGCGTTCCTGCAGCGCCGCCTCGACGCGATCATGGTGCCGGAGCCAACGAAGGGCGACGTGCCGCGCAAAGCGAAGGTGGCGAAAGATTGGAAGGATGTGAGGAAGAAGCTCTAA
- a CDS encoding Phosphohydrolase yields the protein MKKQIVIDELQPGMQIEKLDRSWLDTPFLRHRMTVASYEQIAQLKASGVRTLVVNLEAEEMTDTLEVAPDIATDPVLTAEGEPTSVPPILPFEEELTDARRVYQAAKTIVQNAMHDTRLGRAINMDEVNQVVSNMTDSVLKNPDALTSLSRLKKFDEYTFYHSVNTSILAMSLGRDLGFERNALHQIGVGTLLHDIGKTKIPSEILNKPGRFEPHEMEIMKQHVLRGVEVLTTTTGLGDSYLHPALEHHERVDGTGYPHRRVRSELSQFGLIAAVVDIYDAITSDRCYHKGRVAHEALQFLYRLALEGHLDAGLVQRFIHVVGVYPVGSVVELNTGEVAIVKQIHHHVPLAPVVFLVKTPGNTLLSNPRELDLVAQIETPHRKITAILDPKQAGIDPTDYLDEKAA from the coding sequence ATGAAAAAACAGATCGTCATCGACGAATTACAGCCGGGCATGCAGATTGAGAAGTTGGATCGGTCCTGGCTGGATACGCCGTTTTTGCGACATCGCATGACCGTCGCCTCGTATGAGCAAATCGCACAATTGAAGGCCAGTGGAGTTCGAACACTGGTGGTCAATCTCGAGGCAGAGGAAATGACAGACACACTCGAGGTGGCACCGGACATCGCCACGGATCCTGTGCTCACGGCAGAGGGAGAACCGACATCGGTCCCACCCATACTCCCATTCGAGGAAGAACTGACAGACGCCAGGCGCGTGTATCAAGCCGCCAAGACGATTGTGCAGAACGCGATGCATGATACACGGCTCGGGCGAGCGATCAATATGGACGAAGTCAATCAGGTCGTCTCCAACATGACCGACAGTGTACTCAAAAATCCCGACGCCCTGACCAGCTTATCGAGACTCAAGAAATTCGATGAGTATACGTTCTACCACTCGGTCAATACTTCGATCCTGGCTATGTCCCTAGGACGTGATCTTGGGTTTGAACGCAATGCGCTGCATCAGATCGGGGTCGGCACGCTGCTTCATGATATTGGAAAGACCAAAATTCCTTCTGAAATCCTGAACAAGCCCGGTCGGTTTGAACCACATGAAATGGAGATCATGAAGCAACATGTCTTACGCGGGGTGGAAGTGCTCACCACTACCACTGGGTTGGGCGACTCCTACCTACACCCTGCGCTCGAGCATCATGAACGGGTGGATGGCACCGGATACCCACATCGACGAGTCAGAAGCGAACTCAGCCAGTTCGGCTTGATAGCCGCAGTCGTCGACATCTACGATGCGATCACAAGCGATCGCTGCTACCACAAAGGACGTGTCGCGCATGAAGCCCTGCAGTTTCTCTATCGCTTGGCGCTGGAAGGGCATTTGGATGCCGGCTTGGTCCAGCGATTCATCCATGTGGTGGGGGTCTATCCTGTAGGCTCAGTCGTAGAGTTGAATACCGGAGAAGTCGCCATCGTCAAACAGATCCACCATCATGTGCCGCTGGCACCGGTGGTGTTTCTCGTCAAAACCCCGGGGAATACCCTCCTCTCGAATCCGCGCGAGTTGGACCTCGTCGCGCAGATAGAGACTCCACATCGTAAGATCACAGCCATTCTAGATCCAAAGCAAGCCGGTATCGATCCGACCGATTACCTCGACGAAAAGGCAGCATAG
- a CDS encoding Type III restriction protein res subunit produces MGRRIAGLPSELDPENEEAKRFDLLVLNLQLAVLRAEPGFARLRDRVKEIAGLLEEKSAIPMVREQMLLIQDVQSDEWWQDVTVPLLEAMRRRLRGLVQFIDKRQRKPIYTDFEDLMGGETSFTLPGLSVGTDQAKFVSKARAFLRQHLDHVAVAKLRMNKPLTTSDLAELEQLLGMSGAVAPDDIRRSAHEAKGLGLFVRSLVGMDRSAAKDALAVFINGKILTANQLEFVNLIVDHLTEHGVMEPARLYESPFTDIAPYGPDGLFPAGDIDELLQVLDGVRATASEAA; encoded by the coding sequence ATGGGCCGCCGTATCGCCGGGCTTCCCTCTGAGCTCGACCCTGAGAACGAAGAGGCGAAGCGATTTGATTTGCTCGTACTCAATCTCCAGCTCGCGGTGCTTCGTGCCGAACCAGGCTTTGCCAGATTGCGTGATCGCGTGAAGGAAATTGCGGGATTATTAGAAGAGAAGAGCGCTATCCCAATGGTTCGCGAGCAGATGCTGCTTATCCAGGATGTTCAGAGCGACGAGTGGTGGCAGGATGTGACGGTCCCTCTGCTGGAAGCAATGCGTCGTCGACTGCGCGGGTTGGTGCAGTTCATCGATAAGCGCCAACGCAAACCTATCTACACGGATTTCGAGGATCTGATGGGCGGCGAAACCAGTTTCACGTTGCCCGGTTTATCGGTGGGTACCGATCAAGCGAAGTTTGTCTCCAAGGCACGGGCGTTCCTACGGCAGCATCTTGACCACGTCGCGGTCGCCAAACTGCGCATGAATAAGCCGCTTACCACCTCGGACCTCGCAGAACTGGAGCAGTTACTTGGCATGAGTGGGGCAGTCGCCCCGGATGATATCCGTCGTTCGGCACATGAAGCCAAAGGGTTGGGACTCTTCGTGCGGTCTCTGGTTGGGATGGATCGGAGTGCTGCGAAAGATGCCCTGGCTGTGTTCATCAACGGTAAGATTCTGACTGCGAACCAACTGGAATTTGTGAATTTGATCGTCGATCACCTCACTGAGCATGGCGTGATGGAGCCGGCTCGGCTCTATGAGTCGCCGTTCACAGATATCGCGCCTTATGGTCCTGATGGATTGTTCCCTGCAGGGGATATCGATGAACTGCTTCAGGTCCTCGACGGTGTGCGAGCCACAGCTTCGGAGGCAGCCTGA
- a CDS encoding hypothetical protein (conserved protein of unknown function) → MSDHVIEFYFNMTASAKRIRITVGSVQLEAELRQTKTADQVYAALPVKAAINTWGEEFYFPISGVHDHRETATTQVKVGDIAFWGAGQVLAIFFGRTPMSVGADPVPADRVNIIGKIVGDATQLRQVMETPTILLEPS, encoded by the coding sequence GTGAGTGACCACGTTATTGAGTTCTATTTCAACATGACGGCATCGGCAAAGCGAATCCGCATTACCGTGGGGAGTGTGCAGTTGGAGGCTGAACTTCGACAGACCAAGACAGCAGACCAAGTGTATGCGGCGCTCCCGGTCAAGGCCGCGATCAATACATGGGGGGAGGAGTTTTACTTTCCGATCTCCGGAGTCCACGATCATCGAGAAACTGCAACGACGCAGGTCAAGGTCGGGGATATTGCATTTTGGGGAGCGGGGCAAGTCCTGGCGATCTTTTTCGGACGAACCCCAATGAGTGTGGGGGCTGATCCAGTTCCTGCGGATCGGGTGAACATCATTGGAAAAATCGTCGGGGATGCGACTCAACTTCGGCAGGTCATGGAGACACCGACGATCCTTCTCGAGCCAAGCTGA